GGAAGATTACAAATCGGTTTTTATTCTCCTGTAAAATGGGTTCCTGCGTCGACATGCTTTTTTGGGTTTCTTACGGTTTTAAGGGATTTTTTTGCTCGTTCTGAGTGATACAAAGATTGGCATTTCAGACGGTTTATAAAAGCCAAAAAAAGCCTACTTATCCACAATAAGGCGGAGTTTTTAACAAAGCGCAAAGTGGTGTGAAAGTTTTTTCTTATTTTATAAGTAATTGTTTTTCAATTATTTATAAAATTGATTTGATGCTGAAGTGCCGTAAAATAAAGGAATCTGAGGGCAGTACATTTTGAGGAAGCCGTCGCCGGACGGGAATTACTTTTTAAGTTCCGAAGCGACCTTTTCAAGCTCGGCATACCAGTCTTCCCCAAATCTTCGGATCAGCGCTTCTTTTACGAATTTATACACCGGGACTTCGAGTTCGGCGCCAAGGGCACAGGCCGGATCACAGATGTCCCAGCGGTCGTAATTAACTGCAGCAAACTCTGTAAAATCCTTTACGCGGATCGGATACAAATGACAGGAAACCGGTTTCTTCCAATCCACCACGCCCTGGTTGTAGGCCTGTTCAATCCCGCAAAGCGCGGTTTTCCCATCGAAAATCACATACGCGCAATCCTTGTTGTCAATCAGCGGGGTTTCGAGATCGTTATCTGTACCCACAATCCAGGTGCCCTGCGCTTCAATAGCCGCTATGCCTTCCTTACGCAGGAATGGCCTGACCTTCGGATAAATACGTTCCAGAATTTTGGTCTCCTCTTCAATTAAGGGTGCGCCGGCATCGCCATCGACACAGCAGCCGCCATGGCAGGCGGACAGGTTGCAGACGAATTCATTCTGCAGGATCTCTTCCGAAACGATCGTTTTCCCTAATTGAAACATGCGGCAAATATACAACTCGGATTTTGATTTGAGCCCACGAATTGCACCCGGATAATATTAACGCAATTTTAGCGTGACCAGGCTATAAAAGCGGTAATTTTGCATGGCATTCAAAAACACGTTATGAACTTCGATATCAGGCAGGTTATTACCGTCACGATGGTGCTTTTTGCGGTGATCGACATTGTCGGGTCTATTCCGATTATCGTCGACCTGAGGCGGAAACACGGCCACATAGAATCTGAAAAAGCATCACTGGTCGCCGCGATTATCATGGTCGTATTTTTATTTGCAGGCGAAGAACTGCTGAACCTGATTGGGATTGATGTAAATTCATTTGCCGTCGCAGGTGCGTTTGTATTGTTTTTCCTCGCTTTGGAAATGATCCTGGGCATCCGCATTTACAGGGATGAAGAGTCGAATTCGGCTTCCATCGTACCCATAGCTTTTCCGCTCATTGCGGGTGCGGGCACGATGACTACGCTGTTGTCGCTGCGCGCGCAGTTTTACGCCATCAATATCATTACCGCTATAGTGCTCAATATCATATTGGTCTACTTTGTGCTCCGATCATCAGGCAAAATAGAAAAAATACTGGGCAAAAACGGGCTTGGGGTAATCCGTAAAGCCTTTGGCGTTGTGCTACTTGCGATTGCTGTTAAATTATTTGCGTCTAATGTTAAAGCCTTGTTCGTTTGACCGGTTTTTTATTACTTTCGGTAAAAATTTTATAATAAGATGAAGATTTTCACAACTATATTAATTTTTTTCGCATTGGCATTGATTGTGTTCAATATTACCCAATTGAATTTCAAGAACTTGCTTGTCGGCGACAGCCTCGTCGCCCTGATTGGGATCGTCGCCTCTTTTTGCGCCGTTTTCATTTTGATTATCTTCAGGATGTCAAAAGCGATAGAGCACAAGACCAAAAACCAATAATTGATGTTTGATGTTTTGATTTTTGGCGGAGGCGTTTCCGGTGTTTCGTGTGCCCTGGTGTTGGGTTCCGCTGTAAACAAACCCTATGCTTCAAACCGGAAGATAGGTATTTTCACACACCAGAAAACCTCGAACCTGCAGGAAGCACTTTTCAACAATGCTTATGGTATCGCACCCGGGACGACCGGCGCCGATCTACTGTCACAAAGCACTGCTCAGCTGGCTGACAGATATCCGCATGTAGTGCAGCTAGCGAATGAAAAGGTCATTAAAGTTGCAGGTGCGTCTCCTGAATTTACCGTAACCACCAATAAAGGCGTATACAAAGCCGGTTGCATTGTGGTAGCCATCGGATGGACCAACACATTTGCGATCGACGGCTTAATGGAATATGTAGTACCCCATAAAAAAGCCATTCCCGAAAAAAACCGAATTCAGTTGCGGAATACGGATCACAAAGTTGCTGAAGGCATTTATGTCGCGGGAACGCTTGCCGGATGGAGAAGCCAGCTTGCCATTGCGGCGGGAAGCGGCGCGGCGGTCGCTACTGACATCCTTACGGTTTGGAACGACGGCAACCAGAGCCAGTCGCACGATAGCATCAGGAAGTAGCCGGTTTATTGAGGATGGCGTTGATCATCGCATCGCGCGACAAGATGATTTCAAAATATTTCTTATCACCGAACAGTTGCTGTGCAAATTCAGCCAGTATGTATCGTTTCACGAGTTCCTTTTCCTGATCCAGTTTCACGTTCAACCCGTTGGCCGAAAGGTATTTGGCGAAGGCCCCGTAAAATATATCTTTACTGTTCATGTAGGCTAAGAATGCGGGATAGTCCATTTGCGTGAACAGCCGCCTTCCCTGCTCCAGTTGCTCAAATACGAAAAAGCCCGTGATGCCGGACTCCAGCATGTAGCCCAGCCGCTCGTCGCCGTGCACGGTCTCGAGCGGGACGAAGATATCCGGCACGATGCCGCCTCCGCCGTAGACGATTTTGCCTTTCGGGGTGCGGAATTTCAGCGTATCGGCAATTTTGATGCTGTCCTTCTTGTACAATTCCCCGCTTTCAAAACGGTGGCCGAAATCCTTATAATAGGCCTCCTTGCCATGCTCATATGATTTTTGTATCGAACGACCCGTTGGGGTGTAATATCTCGCTACGGTAAGCCGCACCGCAGATCCATCTTCAAAATTCATCTCGCGCTGCACCAGTCCTTTCCCGAACGAGCGCCTTCCCACAATCGTACCGCGGTCATTGTCCTGGATCGCCCCGGCAAAAATCTCACTTGCTGAGGCGGCATTCTCATTGATCAGCACATAGAGATTTCCATTTTCGAAATCACCGCGCGTCGACGCGTATGTTTTTTCAATCTTGCCCTTCTTGCTCTTTGTAAAGACAATCATGCGTCCTTTGGGCAGGAACTCATCGGCAATTTCGACGGCCTTTTCAAGATACCCGCCGCCATTGTCCCGCACGTCCACAATCAGTGTTTTTGCGCCAAGGCGTTTGAGCTCAAGCAGTCCTTTATGGAATTCATCATAAGTGGTTTCCGCAAAGCGGTTGATTTTGATGTAACCGGCGGTTTTATTGATCATTAACGCCACATCAACGCTTTTGATCGGCACCACATCGCGCTTGACGGTCACATCAAATCGCTTGTTCTCGCTTTTACGCAAAATGGTCAGTTTCACTTCTGAATCCACCTCGCCCTTAAGCCTCGCGTACAAATCCTCGGTGGTAAATTTCCGCCCGAAAAGCTTTTCCTTATTGGCATATAAAATCCTGTCGCCGGCGATAATCCCGGCCTTGTCGCATGGTCCGCCGGGCATCGGCCTGATCACCGACACGGTGTCGTTATACATGTAAAAGTTAACCCCAATCCCGACAAAATCGCCTTTCATACTTTGCGAAACATCCTCCATCTCGTTTTTCGCGATGTAGACCGAATGTGGGTCCAGTTTGTCAAGGATGTTATTGACAGTGAGGTCGACGATCGAATCGGTATTGACGTCGTCAACGTATTCGCTGTCAATAAAATCAATCAGTTTGTTAAGCTTGTTCTTGTGTGTATTTGATGACAGGATTTCACGATCGACGGGGATGTTGAGCAGGGTGCCCAATGCCATCCCGAGCGCCAGGGTAGTGAACACGAGGATTGGTAAATAATGCCTGTCTTTTTTCATGATTCTGATGCAATATGGACCACTTCGACCCCGGCTTTGGTCAGGAAATCGATGCCCGATTCATCCCGGTAACCGCTGCTGTACACGACGCGTTTGATGCCTGACTGGTGGATAAGCTTACTGCATTCCCTGCACGGCGAGAGCGTGATGTACAACGTAGCGCCTTCGCAGGACTGTGTGGACCGCGCGACTTTCAGGATGGCATTGGCTTCCGCATGAAGGACGTACCATTGGGTGAGTCCGGTGTCATCCTCGCAGCAATTATCGAAACCGCTGGGCGTGCCGTTGTATCCGTCCGAGATGATCATCCGGTCTTTCACGATAATGGCGCCCACCTGTTTGCGCCTGCAATACGACAATTGACCCCATTCCTTTGCAATGCGCAGGTAGGCTTTGTCATACTTGTTGCGTTTCTCAATGCTCATAATGTAAAAGTAGGGATAATTTTTGGCCAAAGTAAATGATTTTATCTGATGTAAAGGCTTTACGCGATACTATTTGTGCCAAAGCCAATGGTCCACAATCATCGGAAGGACGACGCCGGTTACAAACGACGCCATGACCAGTGTCCAGTCGCGTTTGGAAAACCGGAAAAACGTCTGGATGACATACGATATGATCAGGACGATCAGGACGACAATGATCTGCGCTGATTCGATGCCGAGAGCGAACTCAAGCGACGGCAACAGTTTATCTGAAGCCGATCCGGGCAGCAACTGCCTGAAATATCCGGCAAAACCAAGTCCGTGGATGATACCGAAAAAAAGTGTGACAAAGCCCACGATGCTGATGCTTTCGGTTTTAGAGGATTTCCCGGCAGTAAAAAGGTGAAACAGCGCGGTGATTAAAATTGTAATGGGTATCAGGAACTCGACCAGTCCGGGATTCACGGTGACCATACCATACACGGAAAGGATCAGTGACAGGGTGTGGCCTACAGTAAAAAAGCTGACCAGGATCAGCACGCGCTTCCAGTCCTTGAAAGCATAAGGTACCACGAGCGCAATCAGGAACAGGACATGGTCGTAGGCATTGATGTCGAGCACATGCCGCAATCCGATTTGAAAATAACTCCAGAATTCAGACATCATACGGGTAACATTTAGGGTTCCCAAACATACAATTATTTTTCAAAAGGAGTGATTTTTGTCAAAACCGATTCGGAAAGCGCCTCAAAATCTTTGCAATTCCCATCAATTAAAATTGAAATACTTTTATATTTGCAGGACAAACTAAACCAAAGAAAATTATGTCATTTTCAGATTTATTCGACAGCGAATTCAAAACCAGGAACAAGGGTCATTTCTCAGCCATAGTGCGCGTGGCGTTAGCCGACGGCGTGCTGGTTCCGGAAGAAAAATCATTTTTGGACAAGCTTGCAGGAAAACTTGACATTTCCGCCGATGAATATGAGGAAATCCTGGAGAATCCGCTGAAATACCCTATCAACCCGCCATACCTGTACGTACAAAGGCTCGAGCGTCTTTACGACCTGTCACGCATGGTCCATGTGGACCACCACCTGGGTGACAAACAGGATATATTACTGAAGAAATTTGCCCTGGCGCTGGGTTTTACACCGGGCAACGTGAACCATATCGTCAATAAGGCGATGTCGCTTGTGGATAAAAAAGTGGATTCGGAAACATTCATCTACGAGATGCAGCACATGAACAAATAGTTCCGGTTCAAAACGGACAAATCAAAAAAGCTTCCTGATCGGGAAGCTTTTTTTATATTCTGTAGTCAATGCCGTGGTCCGGAACCGTCTGGCCTCAGCGACTGTTCCTCATAAATTCCTCCGCCTTTTCGACCATATTATAGCTTCCGCAGAAAAACGGCACGCGCTGGTGCAGTTCCGTAGGCTGGATTTCCATGATCCGCCCGAAGCCATCCGAAGCTTTTCCACCGGCCTGTTCGGTAATAAACGCCATCGGATTGCATTCGTACAACAAACGCAGCTTGCCTTTCGGCGCTTTAGAACTTGTCGGGTAGATGTATATTCCCCCTTTAATCATGTTGCGGTGGATGTCAGAAACGAGGCTGCCGATGTAACGTGACGTATACGGACGGTCGCCTTCCTCAAGCTGGCAATATTTGATGTAGTCTTTCACGCCCTGCGGAAAATGGACGTAGTTCCCTTCATTGATGGAATAAATCTTGCCGTCCTTTGCAAATTGCATGTTGGGGTGTGAGAGGTAAAACGTCCCGATGGCCGGGTTCAGCGTAAAACCGTTGACACCGTGTCCCGTCGTATACACAAGCATCGTCGACGTGCCATAAATCACGTAACCTGCCGCCACCTGCGCGGTTCCCGGCTGCAGGAAATCCTCGAGTGTCACCGGCGTACCGATGGGGGTGATCCGTCGGAATACCGAAAAAATGGTTCCCACAGGAACGTTCACGTCGATATTGGAAGAACCATCCAGCGGGTCCATCAGGACCACATATTTGTTGTTGTGCCCTTCGTCCAATCCCTGCACGGTGATAAAGTCGTCATTCTCCTCAGACGCGATGCCGCATACGATCTCGCGGTTAATCAGCGTCTGGATGAAAACCTCGTTGGCATACACATCGAGCTTCTGCTGGTCCTCGCCCTGCACATTCTGCTCGCCCGCCGCGCCGATAATGTCGACCAGTCCGGCTTTGTTCACCTTGTAATTGACAACCTTTGCCGCGAGGCGGATCGAATTGATGATTTTGGACAGCTCGCCTGTCGAGTAGTTGTGGTCCTTCTGTTTCTCAATGATGAATTCCCCTAAGGTCCTGTTGCGTTCTTCCATTACGAAATCGTTGTAGTTAGTTAGGCACAAAAATATCGGTTTTTTTGCGAAATTGTGGCTGTTTTTGAAAGATAGTTTTCGGGATTTGTATATTTGTCCCATAACACCAAAACCCACAGCCCATCGCAGCGTCTGCCCGGTTTTTATTTTATATCCGAAAACAAAAGATAACTGCCGGCGCGGAATAAATCCCCTGAAAAAATGATCGTAAGGAAAGGCGAAAAAAAAGACATGCCGGCCGTCCTGGCACTCATTACGGAACTCGCGGTTTTTGAAAAGGAACCTGAAGCGGTT
The nucleotide sequence above comes from Flavobacterium magnum. Encoded proteins:
- a CDS encoding FAD-dependent oxidoreductase, encoding MFDVLIFGGGVSGVSCALVLGSAVNKPYASNRKIGIFTHQKTSNLQEALFNNAYGIAPGTTGADLLSQSTAQLADRYPHVVQLANEKVIKVAGASPEFTVTTNKGVYKAGCIVVAIGWTNTFAIDGLMEYVVPHKKAIPEKNRIQLRNTDHKVAEGIYVAGTLAGWRSQLAIAAGSGAAVATDILTVWNDGNQSQSHDSIRK
- a CDS encoding MarC family protein; the encoded protein is MNFDIRQVITVTMVLFAVIDIVGSIPIIVDLRRKHGHIESEKASLVAAIIMVVFLFAGEELLNLIGIDVNSFAVAGAFVLFFLALEMILGIRIYRDEESNSASIVPIAFPLIAGAGTMTTLLSLRAQFYAINIITAIVLNIILVYFVLRSSGKIEKILGKNGLGVIRKAFGVVLLAIAVKLFASNVKALFV
- a CDS encoding deoxycytidylate deaminase, whose protein sequence is MSIEKRNKYDKAYLRIAKEWGQLSYCRRKQVGAIIVKDRMIISDGYNGTPSGFDNCCEDDTGLTQWYVLHAEANAILKVARSTQSCEGATLYITLSPCRECSKLIHQSGIKRVVYSSGYRDESGIDFLTKAGVEVVHIASES
- a CDS encoding TerB family tellurite resistance protein; its protein translation is MSFSDLFDSEFKTRNKGHFSAIVRVALADGVLVPEEKSFLDKLAGKLDISADEYEEILENPLKYPINPPYLYVQRLERLYDLSRMVHVDHHLGDKQDILLKKFALALGFTPGNVNHIVNKAMSLVDKKVDSETFIYEMQHMNK
- a CDS encoding DUF3109 family protein, producing the protein MFQLGKTIVSEEILQNEFVCNLSACHGGCCVDGDAGAPLIEEETKILERIYPKVRPFLRKEGIAAIEAQGTWIVGTDNDLETPLIDNKDCAYVIFDGKTALCGIEQAYNQGVVDWKKPVSCHLYPIRVKDFTEFAAVNYDRWDICDPACALGAELEVPVYKFVKEALIRRFGEDWYAELEKVASELKK
- the fbp gene encoding class 1 fructose-bisphosphatase, giving the protein MEERNRTLGEFIIEKQKDHNYSTGELSKIINSIRLAAKVVNYKVNKAGLVDIIGAAGEQNVQGEDQQKLDVYANEVFIQTLINREIVCGIASEENDDFITVQGLDEGHNNKYVVLMDPLDGSSNIDVNVPVGTIFSVFRRITPIGTPVTLEDFLQPGTAQVAAGYVIYGTSTMLVYTTGHGVNGFTLNPAIGTFYLSHPNMQFAKDGKIYSINEGNYVHFPQGVKDYIKYCQLEEGDRPYTSRYIGSLVSDIHRNMIKGGIYIYPTSSKAPKGKLRLLYECNPMAFITEQAGGKASDGFGRIMEIQPTELHQRVPFFCGSYNMVEKAEEFMRNSR
- a CDS encoding HupE/UreJ family protein; this translates as MSEFWSYFQIGLRHVLDINAYDHVLFLIALVVPYAFKDWKRVLILVSFFTVGHTLSLILSVYGMVTVNPGLVEFLIPITILITALFHLFTAGKSSKTESISIVGFVTLFFGIIHGLGFAGYFRQLLPGSASDKLLPSLEFALGIESAQIIVVLIVLIISYVIQTFFRFSKRDWTLVMASFVTGVVLPMIVDHWLWHK
- a CDS encoding S41 family peptidase, with translation MKKDRHYLPILVFTTLALGMALGTLLNIPVDREILSSNTHKNKLNKLIDFIDSEYVDDVNTDSIVDLTVNNILDKLDPHSVYIAKNEMEDVSQSMKGDFVGIGVNFYMYNDTVSVIRPMPGGPCDKAGIIAGDRILYANKEKLFGRKFTTEDLYARLKGEVDSEVKLTILRKSENKRFDVTVKRDVVPIKSVDVALMINKTAGYIKINRFAETTYDEFHKGLLELKRLGAKTLIVDVRDNGGGYLEKAVEIADEFLPKGRMIVFTKSKKGKIEKTYASTRGDFENGNLYVLINENAASASEIFAGAIQDNDRGTIVGRRSFGKGLVQREMNFEDGSAVRLTVARYYTPTGRSIQKSYEHGKEAYYKDFGHRFESGELYKKDSIKIADTLKFRTPKGKIVYGGGGIVPDIFVPLETVHGDERLGYMLESGITGFFVFEQLEQGRRLFTQMDYPAFLAYMNSKDIFYGAFAKYLSANGLNVKLDQEKELVKRYILAEFAQQLFGDKKYFEIILSRDAMINAILNKPATS